The following are from one region of the Salicibibacter kimchii genome:
- a CDS encoding DegV family protein — MPKISIVTDSTAYLDEETLVENEINVIPLSVVFGQETSRETEMGTEEFFGKMRAHEKLPTTSQPSLGEFIDLYEKLGETADSIISFHLSSGISGTFETAVAASRSVEGVNVYPFDTEISCSAQGYYAVEAAKLVREGKTVDEIFEALTSIRDTLSGYFIVADLNHLHRGGRMSGAQKFLGSALQIKPILHFDDKVIVPFEKVRTEKRAIKRVMELLEQDAADGPVRATVVHANVPEKAEEIRSTLDKKYDNLEIDLGVFGPVIGTHLGEQSLGLTWYKK, encoded by the coding sequence ATGCCGAAAATATCAATCGTAACGGATAGCACCGCATATTTGGATGAGGAGACATTAGTGGAAAACGAGATTAATGTTATTCCGCTAAGCGTCGTATTCGGTCAAGAGACGAGCCGGGAAACGGAGATGGGGACGGAAGAATTTTTCGGTAAAATGCGTGCCCATGAAAAATTGCCAACCACTTCACAACCCTCTCTCGGGGAGTTTATTGATTTGTATGAAAAGTTAGGCGAAACAGCTGACTCGATCATTTCTTTTCACCTGTCCAGCGGAATCAGCGGAACATTTGAAACGGCCGTAGCGGCTTCCCGTTCGGTGGAAGGAGTTAATGTTTATCCGTTTGACACTGAAATTAGCTGTAGCGCGCAAGGGTATTATGCAGTGGAAGCAGCAAAGCTTGTCCGCGAAGGGAAGACGGTTGATGAGATTTTTGAAGCGTTGACATCCATTCGTGATACGTTGTCCGGTTACTTTATCGTTGCTGATCTAAATCATTTGCATCGAGGGGGGCGTATGAGCGGTGCGCAAAAATTCCTCGGCAGTGCTTTACAAATAAAGCCGATTCTCCACTTTGACGATAAGGTCATTGTCCCTTTTGAAAAAGTGCGCACGGAAAAACGCGCTATTAAACGGGTGATGGAATTGCTGGAACAGGACGCCGCAGACGGGCCGGTTCGAGCAACCGTCGTGCATGCGAATGTCCCCGAAAAGGCGGAAGAAATACGCTCCACCCTCGATAAAAAATACGATAACCTTGAGATTGACCTAGGTGTGTTCGGTCCGGTGATCGGAACGCATCTCGGTGAACAATCCCTCGGACTCACTTGGTACAAAAAATAG
- a CDS encoding response regulator produces the protein MAGLGQIKLILIDDHKLFREGVKRILEMEDQFEIVAEGDDGNEAIQLVSQYQPDVVLMDINMPGVNGVEATRKLVERFPDVKVLILSIHDDEAYVTHVLKTGASGYLLKEMDADALIEAVKVVGAGGAYIHPKVTHNLIKEYRRLASDSGGSTTGDELSYKEIEYRKPLHILTRRECDVLQLMTDGYSNRMVGEELYISEKTVKNHVSNILQKMNVNDRTQAVVESIKKGWVKVR, from the coding sequence ATGGCTGGGCTAGGACAAATCAAACTTATACTTATCGATGACCATAAATTGTTTCGGGAAGGCGTTAAACGTATTCTTGAGATGGAAGATCAGTTTGAAATCGTCGCTGAAGGTGATGATGGAAATGAGGCAATCCAGCTTGTTTCCCAATATCAGCCGGATGTTGTATTAATGGACATTAATATGCCGGGAGTAAACGGCGTTGAGGCTACGCGAAAGCTAGTTGAGCGGTTTCCCGATGTCAAAGTGTTGATTCTTTCCATTCATGATGACGAAGCTTATGTCACCCATGTCTTGAAAACAGGAGCATCTGGTTATTTGTTAAAGGAAATGGACGCAGACGCTTTGATCGAGGCTGTCAAAGTTGTGGGTGCCGGCGGCGCTTACATCCATCCGAAAGTCACCCATAATTTAATTAAAGAATACCGTAGACTTGCAAGCGACAGCGGAGGTTCTACCACAGGTGATGAATTGAGCTACAAAGAGATCGAATACCGCAAACCCTTGCATATTCTAACCAGGCGGGAATGCGATGTGCTTCAGCTAATGACCGATGGTTACAGTAACCGTATGGTAGGAGAAGAGCTGTATATTAGTGAAAAAACCGTCAAAAACCACGTCAGCAATATTTTGCAAAAAATGAATGTGAATGATCGGACACAAGCAGTCGTTGAATCTATTAAAAAGGGATGGGTGAAAGTACGTTAA
- a CDS encoding sensor histidine kinase: MGNNKETLETIIIQMKETIQSSKEQIFEISEQTRREYETLEGELEDTRRKVSEIIQQTNEKRHQAQVARNRLAVINRDFNTFSNEEAKRVYDDANEYRLQLAVMEKEEKQLRERRDQIERRLLQLDDTLNRAELLVGQVSIVHNFLDGDLREVGEMVEDAKEKQAFGLKIIQAQEEERRRLAREIHDGPAQLLANVLLRSEILGRVYTEHGIDAALNELQDVRKSIKGSLSEVRRIIYDLRPMALDDLGLIPTLKKYLDGLADEQEETEIRFILHGNEYRLEVNLEVALFRLVQESVQNALKHANAEQISVKAEMRTTQVHLIIQDDGRGFDPAGSTNPGFGIIGMKERVNELKGDVKIESAKGKGTKITITIPT, translated from the coding sequence TTGGGCAATAATAAGGAAACCCTTGAAACAATTATCATACAAATGAAGGAAACGATCCAAAGCAGCAAGGAACAGATTTTCGAAATAAGTGAGCAAACAAGGCGAGAGTATGAAACGTTGGAAGGCGAGCTTGAGGATACGCGCCGTAAAGTGTCGGAAATTATTCAACAAACAAATGAAAAACGGCACCAAGCACAAGTGGCACGTAATCGTCTAGCCGTGATTAATCGCGATTTTAACACGTTTTCTAACGAAGAAGCCAAAAGAGTGTATGATGATGCAAATGAGTATCGCCTCCAACTTGCCGTCATGGAAAAGGAAGAAAAGCAGTTGCGGGAAAGGCGAGATCAAATTGAGCGCCGGTTGTTGCAGTTAGACGATACGTTGAATCGCGCAGAGTTGCTTGTGGGCCAAGTATCGATTGTGCATAATTTTTTGGATGGCGATTTGCGTGAAGTTGGGGAAATGGTCGAAGATGCAAAAGAGAAACAGGCGTTTGGGTTAAAAATCATTCAAGCGCAGGAAGAAGAGCGCAGGCGATTGGCCAGGGAAATCCATGATGGTCCTGCTCAATTGTTGGCAAATGTTCTTCTTCGTTCGGAGATCCTCGGCAGAGTCTACACCGAACACGGAATCGATGCTGCATTAAATGAACTGCAGGATGTTCGTAAATCGATTAAAGGCAGCCTCTCTGAAGTAAGGCGTATCATCTATGATCTTCGGCCTATGGCGCTCGACGATTTGGGGCTGATTCCAACATTAAAAAAATATTTGGACGGCCTTGCAGACGAACAAGAGGAGACGGAGATTCGTTTCATTCTCCATGGCAATGAATACAGGTTGGAAGTGAACCTTGAAGTAGCCTTGTTCAGGCTCGTTCAGGAATCGGTTCAAAATGCGCTCAAACACGCGAACGCCGAGCAAATTTCAGTGAAAGCCGAGATGCGCACAACACAAGTTCATTTGATCATTCAAGATGATGGCCGAGGATTTGACCCCGCAGGATCAACGAATCCCGGATTCGGCATTATCGGCATGAAAGAACGGGTGAACGAGCTCAAGGGTGATGTGAAGATTGAATCAGCCAAAGGAAAAGGAACCAAAATTACCATTACCATACCGACTTAA
- a CDS encoding YigZ family protein, which produces MPQSYYTIKNDGKYEQAIKKSRFIAHMRRVQGEDEAKAFIAKIKHEHPTATHNCSAYVLGMGNETQKANDDGEPSGTAGVPMLNVLIKQELKNTAVVVTRYFGGIKLGAGGLIRAYGNSVTEAINHIGIVQRQPMQKYSVTIAYELLGKIENELRESPYILVSTDYGTHVTIQVAVNMNDKEIFEEWIVNTSNNRVTVAPSGTSYMEKDF; this is translated from the coding sequence ATGCCTCAATCGTACTATACCATAAAAAATGATGGCAAATATGAACAGGCAATCAAAAAGTCGAGGTTCATTGCCCATATGCGAAGGGTTCAGGGAGAAGACGAAGCAAAAGCTTTCATTGCAAAAATAAAACATGAACATCCCACTGCCACCCACAACTGTTCCGCATACGTGCTCGGGATGGGAAATGAAACACAAAAAGCAAATGATGACGGAGAGCCGTCGGGAACAGCCGGTGTCCCTATGTTAAATGTTTTAATCAAACAGGAATTAAAAAATACAGCCGTTGTCGTCACTCGTTATTTCGGGGGGATCAAGCTAGGAGCCGGCGGATTAATACGCGCATACGGCAATAGCGTCACCGAGGCCATCAATCATATAGGAATCGTCCAACGACAGCCGATGCAGAAATATAGCGTAACCATTGCTTATGAACTTCTCGGAAAAATTGAAAATGAACTACGAGAATCCCCTTATATATTAGTATCTACAGATTATGGCACGCATGTTACTATCCAAGTCGCCGTAAACATGAATGATAAAGAAATCTTTGAGGAGTGGATCGTCAATACTTCCAACAATCGTGTAACGGTTGCCCCCTCCGGAACGTCATATATGGAAAAGGATTTTTAG
- a CDS encoding LCP family protein, whose translation MPKQEPSRSIRHQRKKRRNKKIILSLVALVGFIIVAAGALVFYLVTQANNLVEETQSPLERGEHSDMREVAVDPDEDNISVLFLGTDNRDGDLDGLADAILLATFNREEGSVNVISIPRDSYVQIPGRPTQDKINHAHAFGGTDLAIDTVENLLDIPVDYYVTLNFDAFMDTVNIFGGVEVDSPMAFTEQNADGDMDAIEIDEGPQVLNGEEALAYVRMRKQDPAGDLGRGERQQEVLGALIDEATSLSSIANYNEVFERLQKNMNMNMSFNEILGLHSYANSINEIEHHQLDGESFRESGVDYYRVDDTDLANTQAMLKQHLDLEEERDSNETINAEESTEPQ comes from the coding sequence ATGCCAAAACAAGAACCTTCCAGATCGATACGACATCAACGAAAAAAAAGACGAAATAAAAAAATTATCTTATCCTTGGTAGCACTTGTCGGTTTTATCATTGTCGCCGCAGGCGCCCTCGTGTTTTATCTCGTTACACAGGCAAACAATCTCGTAGAAGAGACACAAAGCCCTTTGGAACGGGGAGAACACTCAGATATGCGGGAAGTTGCCGTAGACCCCGATGAAGATAACATCTCTGTTTTATTTCTCGGCACCGACAATCGCGATGGTGACCTGGACGGCTTGGCCGACGCGATTTTATTGGCAACGTTTAACCGAGAAGAAGGATCGGTAAATGTAATAAGTATCCCGCGGGATTCCTATGTACAAATTCCCGGGCGTCCAACCCAAGATAAAATTAACCATGCCCACGCATTTGGCGGGACGGATTTAGCCATTGACACGGTGGAAAATCTGCTCGATATTCCTGTCGATTACTATGTAACGCTAAATTTTGATGCTTTCATGGATACTGTTAATATATTCGGCGGCGTAGAGGTGGACTCTCCAATGGCATTTACCGAACAAAACGCGGATGGAGACATGGATGCCATTGAAATTGACGAAGGTCCACAAGTCTTGAATGGGGAAGAGGCCCTTGCTTACGTGCGTATGCGAAAACAAGACCCTGCCGGAGATCTCGGACGCGGAGAACGGCAACAAGAAGTGTTGGGAGCATTGATTGACGAAGCCACTTCCCTCTCCTCGATTGCAAACTACAATGAAGTATTTGAACGTCTGCAGAAAAATATGAACATGAACATGTCCTTCAATGAAATCCTTGGCTTACACTCTTATGCCAATTCTATTAATGAGATCGAGCACCATCAATTGGATGGTGAAAGTTTCCGCGAGAGCGGCGTGGATTACTACCGGGTCGATGACACAGACCTTGCGAACACACAAGCAATGTTAAAACAGCACCTTGATCTGGAAGAGGAACGCGATTCGAACGAAACGATCAATGCAGAGGAAAGTACCGAACCCCAATAA
- a CDS encoding UDP-glucose dehydrogenase family protein produces the protein MKLTIIGTGYVGLVSGVSFADLGNDVVCVDKDEQKIAQLKKGISPIYEEGLDALLEKNIHNEKIHFTTDLAASAPDSDVIMIAVGTPQAADGSADLSFVRTVAGELGEVLPSDHRTVVVNKSTVPIGSAEEVEKIIRKKNANADVAVCSVPEFLREGSAVKDTFHPDRIVIGTDVSWANERLVHLHEPLADSEQIITTSARSAEMIKYASNAFLATKISFINEIANICEAYGANIDEVSRGIGTDRRISPHFLNAGLGFGGSCFPKDVQALIALAKDKDYEANLLQSTVAINATQRLKPVEILHHKFPRGLQDLKVAVLGLAFKPGTDDMRYAPSIDIIHELVKAGADVHAHDPIVLDAAAPLLPRAVTLHNEAEQALSKADAIVLVTEWDVYKQHPIADLAATMTGNVIIDGRNVLDANAFKEQGFDYYGIGRR, from the coding sequence ATGAAATTGACAATCATTGGCACCGGATACGTGGGACTCGTCTCCGGTGTATCCTTTGCCGATCTTGGTAATGATGTTGTTTGTGTTGACAAAGATGAGCAAAAAATTGCGCAGCTCAAAAAAGGGATCAGCCCGATCTATGAAGAAGGGCTGGATGCTTTATTGGAGAAAAACATCCATAATGAAAAGATTCATTTTACGACTGATTTAGCAGCATCCGCCCCCGATAGCGATGTCATCATGATTGCCGTGGGAACACCCCAGGCAGCCGATGGATCCGCTGACCTTTCTTTTGTGCGGACAGTTGCCGGCGAACTGGGAGAAGTGCTTCCGTCTGATCATCGAACCGTCGTCGTCAATAAATCCACCGTCCCGATAGGAAGCGCAGAAGAAGTCGAAAAGATTATCCGGAAAAAAAATGCAAATGCCGACGTCGCTGTGTGTTCCGTGCCGGAATTTTTACGGGAAGGCTCAGCCGTCAAAGACACGTTCCATCCTGATCGGATTGTCATCGGAACAGATGTTTCGTGGGCGAACGAACGGCTCGTGCACCTGCATGAACCATTGGCTGATTCTGAGCAAATCATCACCACTTCGGCACGTAGCGCAGAGATGATTAAATACGCCTCGAACGCCTTTTTGGCAACGAAAATTTCTTTTATTAACGAAATCGCAAACATATGTGAAGCGTACGGAGCAAATATTGATGAAGTGTCCCGGGGGATTGGCACCGATCGCAGAATCAGTCCCCACTTTCTTAATGCCGGACTTGGATTCGGTGGATCGTGTTTTCCAAAGGACGTGCAAGCGCTTATAGCCTTGGCAAAGGATAAGGATTATGAAGCCAATTTGTTACAATCGACCGTCGCCATCAATGCAACACAACGATTAAAGCCTGTGGAAATTTTACACCATAAATTCCCGCGAGGGCTGCAGGATTTGAAAGTGGCCGTACTCGGATTGGCTTTTAAACCGGGGACAGATGATATGCGTTACGCGCCCTCGATCGATATCATCCACGAACTCGTCAAAGCGGGTGCTGACGTGCACGCCCATGATCCGATCGTGCTGGATGCAGCAGCACCGCTTTTACCACGAGCCGTGACTCTGCACAATGAGGCTGAACAAGCGCTATCGAAAGCGGACGCCATAGTACTCGTCACCGAGTGGGATGTGTACAAACAACATCCCATCGCCGATCTAGCTGCCACTATGACAGGAAACGTCATCATCGACGGCAGAAACGTACTGGATGCGAATGCTTTCAAAGAACAAGGATTCGACTATTACGGCATTGGCCGCCGGTAA
- the galU gene encoding UTP--glucose-1-phosphate uridylyltransferase GalU gives MKVKKAVIPAAGLGTRFLPASKALPKEMLPIVDTPTIQYIVEEAIESGIEDILIVSGRGKRAIEDHFDKSYELEETLERSEKWERLEEVKKISNMASIHYVRQKEPQGLGHAIACARTFIGNEPFAVMLGDDIVRSEGKPCLQQLMEIYEDTDASVLGVQDVPENKVSSYGIVSAANGTDSNIVSVTDLVEKPKQEEAPSTLAIMGRYVLAPEIMPILEELPPGAGNEIQLTDAIKRLAGIQDVNAFRFDGDRYDVGDKLGFIQATLDFALHREDLSDDLKAYIRQLDI, from the coding sequence ATGAAAGTAAAAAAAGCAGTCATTCCGGCAGCCGGGCTTGGGACACGATTTTTACCGGCAAGCAAAGCATTGCCAAAAGAAATGTTGCCGATTGTTGATACGCCAACAATCCAATACATAGTGGAGGAAGCCATCGAGTCGGGAATCGAAGATATTCTCATCGTGAGTGGCCGCGGAAAACGAGCGATTGAAGATCACTTTGACAAATCGTATGAATTGGAAGAGACACTGGAACGAAGCGAAAAATGGGAACGATTGGAAGAAGTAAAAAAAATCTCAAACATGGCCAGTATTCATTATGTCCGCCAAAAAGAACCGCAAGGTTTGGGGCACGCCATCGCCTGTGCCCGTACATTTATCGGAAATGAGCCGTTTGCTGTCATGCTCGGGGATGACATCGTCCGTTCCGAAGGTAAACCATGTTTGCAACAGCTCATGGAAATATATGAGGACACAGATGCATCCGTATTAGGTGTCCAAGATGTTCCGGAGAATAAGGTTTCAAGCTACGGGATCGTTTCGGCTGCAAATGGAACAGATTCGAACATTGTCAGTGTGACTGATCTTGTGGAAAAACCGAAACAAGAAGAAGCTCCATCGACATTGGCGATCATGGGCAGGTATGTGTTGGCGCCTGAAATTATGCCGATTTTGGAAGAACTGCCACCTGGAGCCGGGAATGAGATTCAACTTACCGATGCGATCAAGCGCCTGGCCGGAATACAGGATGTGAATGCTTTTCGATTCGACGGAGACCGCTACGATGTTGGGGATAAACTTGGCTTTATCCAGGCAACCCTTGATTTTGCCCTCCATCGTGAAGATTTGAGCGACGACTTGAAAGCATATATCAGACAGTTGGATATTTAA
- a CDS encoding single-stranded DNA-binding protein produces MLNQVTLIGRLTKDPELMFTNSGVAYVKFFLAVQRPFKNNEGVNDVDFIPCTIWRKRAENTANYCRKGSLVSVTGRIQIRQFMNKDEVKVFITEVVVEDLSFLKLESNRRQQEQKEAKTHQPS; encoded by the coding sequence TTGTTAAATCAAGTTACGTTGATTGGTCGTTTAACGAAAGACCCCGAGCTAATGTTCACAAATTCCGGAGTCGCTTATGTGAAGTTTTTCCTTGCCGTACAGCGCCCTTTTAAAAACAATGAAGGTGTAAACGATGTTGATTTCATCCCTTGCACCATTTGGCGAAAACGAGCGGAAAATACGGCAAATTACTGCCGCAAGGGCTCTCTCGTATCTGTTACAGGGCGTATCCAGATAAGGCAATTTATGAACAAGGACGAAGTAAAGGTTTTTATCACAGAAGTCGTCGTTGAAGATCTGAGTTTTCTAAAACTTGAATCCAACCGTAGACAACAAGAGCAGAAAGAAGCAAAAACACATCAGCCGTCTTAA
- a CDS encoding LamB/YcsF family protein — protein MKTIDMNCDMGESFGVYKLGSDEEILPHISSANIACGFHAGDPSTMRKTVKLAIENDVAIGAHPGLPDLMGFGRRHIDLLPEEAYDIVSYQVGALWGVVQSEGGHMRHVKAHGMLYNRATQDPELSDAIARAVYDIDPNLVLFGLAGGEILKAGEKVGLKTGSEVFADRTYQENGTLTSRREKNAMIEDADKAGDQVIRMIDEGKVQSQQGKDVDILAETVCIHGDGPHALEFAKKVRHKIENASINVHPIE, from the coding sequence ATGAAAACCATTGATATGAACTGTGACATGGGTGAAAGCTTTGGCGTTTATAAATTAGGATCCGATGAAGAAATTCTTCCCCACATTTCGTCTGCCAATATTGCCTGCGGGTTTCATGCCGGCGACCCTTCTACGATGAGAAAAACAGTTAAATTGGCGATAGAAAATGACGTCGCGATCGGTGCACACCCGGGCTTACCGGATTTAATGGGATTTGGACGTCGTCACATTGATCTTTTACCTGAAGAAGCTTATGATATCGTCTCTTATCAAGTCGGGGCTTTGTGGGGCGTTGTGCAATCGGAAGGTGGGCACATGCGGCATGTGAAAGCCCATGGCATGCTTTATAATCGAGCGACCCAAGATCCTGAATTGTCGGATGCGATCGCCCGGGCGGTCTATGACATCGATCCGAACCTCGTTCTTTTTGGTTTGGCCGGCGGCGAGATTTTGAAGGCCGGTGAAAAAGTAGGATTGAAAACAGGGAGCGAGGTGTTTGCCGATCGTACGTATCAAGAAAACGGTACCCTCACGTCACGACGCGAGAAAAACGCTATGATTGAGGATGCAGACAAGGCGGGAGACCAGGTCATTCGTATGATTGATGAGGGTAAAGTTCAATCCCAACAAGGAAAAGACGTGGACATCCTTGCCGAAACCGTCTGTATCCACGGAGACGGCCCTCACGCGTTAGAGTTCGCGAAAAAAGTGCGCCATAAAATTGAAAACGCAAGCATCAACGTTCACCCAATCGAATAG